One stretch of Periplaneta americana isolate PAMFEO1 chromosome 1, P.americana_PAMFEO1_priV1, whole genome shotgun sequence DNA includes these proteins:
- the LOC138700156 gene encoding uncharacterized protein isoform X2, with amino-acid sequence MKTTAATQTSDHCLQSEVIQMDATTQTSDHCLQTKGIQTDATTQTSDHYLQTEVIQADADTQTSDHYLQTEVIQTDAGTQTSDRYLQTEVIQTDAGTQTSDHYLQTEVIQTDAGTQTSDHYLQTEVIQTDADTQTSDHYLQTEVIQADADTQTSDRYLQTEVIQTDADTQTSDHYLQTEVIQTDADTQTSDCYLQTEVIQTDADTQTSDHYLQTEVIQTDSGTQTSDHYLQTEVIQTDAGTQTSDHYLQTEVIQTDAGTQTSDHYLQTKVIQTDVVTQTSDHYLQAEVIQTDEETKTSDHYLQTEVIQMDATSAQTSDHYLQTEVIQTDKGTKTSDHYLQTEVIQTDEGTKTSDHYLQTEVIQTDEGTKTSDHYLQTEVIQTDEETKTSDHYLQTEVIQMDATSAQTSDHYLQTEVIQTDEGTKTSDHYLQTEIIQTDATSAHTSDHYLQTEVIQMDEGTKTSDYYLQTEIIQADATSAQTSVSSVVEDVPKATEKVMTSRERFLERIRRLRVNSEDLRRARERGMMERLKMTGHYPYYPHQKRMTHLDRRPKEEEIRVVNYEEEEELEPVKVKKRNFFIRLFFRICSCCCPCLCKRKRRF; translated from the exons ATGAAGACGACCGCAGCGACGCAGACGAGCGATCACTGCTTGCAGTCCGAAGTGATCCAGATGGACGCAACCACTCAAACGAGCGACCACTGCTTGCAGACCAAAGGCATTCAGACGGACGCAAccacacagacgagcgaccactacttacagaccgaagtgatacaggcggacgcagacacacagacgagcgaccattacttacagaccgaagtgatacagacggacgcaggcacacagacgagcgaccgctacttacagaccgaagtgatacagacggacgcaggcacacagacgagcgaccactacttacagaccgaagtgatacagacggacgcaggcacacagacgagcgaccactacttacagaccgaagtgatacagacggacgcagacacacagacgagcgaccattacttacagaccgaagtgatacaggcggacgcagacacacagacgagcgaccgctacttacagaccgaagtgatacagacggacgcagacacacagacgagcgaccactacttacagaccgaagtgatacagacggacgcagacacacagacgagcgactgctacttacagaccgaagtgatacagacggacgcagacacacagacgagcgaccattacttacagaccgaagtgatacagacaGACTCAggcacacagacgagcgaccactacttacagaccgaagtgatacagacggacgcaggcacacagacgagcgaccactacttacagaccgaagtgatacagacggacgcaggcacacagacgagcgaccatTACTTGCAGACCAAAGTCATTCAGACGGACGTAGTCACACAGACGAGCGATCACTACTTACAGGCTGAAGTCATCCAGACGGACGAAGAAACAaagacgagcgaccactacttacagactGAAGTCATCCAGATGGACGCAACATCCgcacagacgagcgaccactacttacagactGAAGTGATACAGACGGACAAAGGAACAaagacgagcgaccactacttacagactgaagtgatacagacggacgAAGGAACAAAGACAagcgaccactacttacagactgaagtgatacagacggacgAAGGAACAAAGACAAGCGATCACTACTTACAGACTGAAGTCATCCAGACGGACGAAGAAACAaagacgagcgaccactacttacagactGAAGTCATCCAGATGGACGCAACATCCgcacagacgagcgaccactacttacagactgaagtgatacagacggacgAAGGAACAAAGACGAGCGACCATTACTTACAGACTGAAATCATCCAGACGGACGCAACATCCGCACAcacgagcgaccactacttacaaACTGAAGTGATACAGATGGACGAAGGAACAAAGACGAGCGACTACTACTTACAGACTGAAATCATCCAGGCAGACGCAACATCCGCACAGACGAGCGTATCCAGCGTTGTTGAAG ATGTACCCAAAGCGACAGAGAAGGTGATGACGTCGAGAGAACGCTTCCTGGAAAGAATAAGACGTTTGAGAGTTAACAgtgaag atttacgcagagcgagagagagaggtaTGATGGAAAGACTCAAAATGACAGGTCACTACCCGTACTACCCGCACCAGAAAAGAATGACACACTTAGACAGACGTCCCAAAGAAGAAG AAATACGGGTTGTCaactatgaagaagaagaagaactcgaACCAGTGAAGGTCAAAAAGCGTAATTTCTTCATTAGATTATTCTTTCGGATTTGTAGTTGCTGTTGTCCTTGTTTGTGCAAGAGAAAGAGAAGATTTTAA
- the LOC138700156 gene encoding uncharacterized protein isoform X1, translating into MMSHSLVKNSGRKLSPQSDVREGDTGEGRFMTEPTGEKKRRPTTGTPLISAGPAEKMKTTAATQTSDHCLQSEVIQMDATTQTSDHCLQTKGIQTDATTQTSDHYLQTEVIQADADTQTSDHYLQTEVIQTDAGTQTSDRYLQTEVIQTDAGTQTSDHYLQTEVIQTDAGTQTSDHYLQTEVIQTDADTQTSDHYLQTEVIQADADTQTSDRYLQTEVIQTDADTQTSDHYLQTEVIQTDADTQTSDCYLQTEVIQTDADTQTSDHYLQTEVIQTDSGTQTSDHYLQTEVIQTDAGTQTSDHYLQTEVIQTDAGTQTSDHYLQTKVIQTDVVTQTSDHYLQAEVIQTDEETKTSDHYLQTEVIQMDATSAQTSDHYLQTEVIQTDKGTKTSDHYLQTEVIQTDEGTKTSDHYLQTEVIQTDEGTKTSDHYLQTEVIQTDEETKTSDHYLQTEVIQMDATSAQTSDHYLQTEVIQTDEGTKTSDHYLQTEIIQTDATSAHTSDHYLQTEVIQMDEGTKTSDYYLQTEIIQADATSAQTSVSSVVEDVPKATEKVMTSRERFLERIRRLRVNSEDLRRARERGMMERLKMTGHYPYYPHQKRMTHLDRRPKEEEIRVVNYEEEEELEPVKVKKRNFFIRLFFRICSCCCPCLCKRKRRF; encoded by the exons ATGATGAGTcattccctggtaaaaaattccggacgtaaactatccccccaatcggatgtccgggagggggatactggggaaggacgatTCATGACGGAGCCtacaggagagaagaaaagaagaccgaCTACTGGAACGCCTCTCATTTCAG CTGGACCAGCAGAGAAGATGAAGACGACCGCAGCGACGCAGACGAGCGATCACTGCTTGCAGTCCGAAGTGATCCAGATGGACGCAACCACTCAAACGAGCGACCACTGCTTGCAGACCAAAGGCATTCAGACGGACGCAAccacacagacgagcgaccactacttacagaccgaagtgatacaggcggacgcagacacacagacgagcgaccattacttacagaccgaagtgatacagacggacgcaggcacacagacgagcgaccgctacttacagaccgaagtgatacagacggacgcaggcacacagacgagcgaccactacttacagaccgaagtgatacagacggacgcaggcacacagacgagcgaccactacttacagaccgaagtgatacagacggacgcagacacacagacgagcgaccattacttacagaccgaagtgatacaggcggacgcagacacacagacgagcgaccgctacttacagaccgaagtgatacagacggacgcagacacacagacgagcgaccactacttacagaccgaagtgatacagacggacgcagacacacagacgagcgactgctacttacagaccgaagtgatacagacggacgcagacacacagacgagcgaccattacttacagaccgaagtgatacagacaGACTCAggcacacagacgagcgaccactacttacagaccgaagtgatacagacggacgcaggcacacagacgagcgaccactacttacagaccgaagtgatacagacggacgcaggcacacagacgagcgaccatTACTTGCAGACCAAAGTCATTCAGACGGACGTAGTCACACAGACGAGCGATCACTACTTACAGGCTGAAGTCATCCAGACGGACGAAGAAACAaagacgagcgaccactacttacagactGAAGTCATCCAGATGGACGCAACATCCgcacagacgagcgaccactacttacagactGAAGTGATACAGACGGACAAAGGAACAaagacgagcgaccactacttacagactgaagtgatacagacggacgAAGGAACAAAGACAagcgaccactacttacagactgaagtgatacagacggacgAAGGAACAAAGACAAGCGATCACTACTTACAGACTGAAGTCATCCAGACGGACGAAGAAACAaagacgagcgaccactacttacagactGAAGTCATCCAGATGGACGCAACATCCgcacagacgagcgaccactacttacagactgaagtgatacagacggacgAAGGAACAAAGACGAGCGACCATTACTTACAGACTGAAATCATCCAGACGGACGCAACATCCGCACAcacgagcgaccactacttacaaACTGAAGTGATACAGATGGACGAAGGAACAAAGACGAGCGACTACTACTTACAGACTGAAATCATCCAGGCAGACGCAACATCCGCACAGACGAGCGTATCCAGCGTTGTTGAAG ATGTACCCAAAGCGACAGAGAAGGTGATGACGTCGAGAGAACGCTTCCTGGAAAGAATAAGACGTTTGAGAGTTAACAgtgaag atttacgcagagcgagagagagaggtaTGATGGAAAGACTCAAAATGACAGGTCACTACCCGTACTACCCGCACCAGAAAAGAATGACACACTTAGACAGACGTCCCAAAGAAGAAG AAATACGGGTTGTCaactatgaagaagaagaagaactcgaACCAGTGAAGGTCAAAAAGCGTAATTTCTTCATTAGATTATTCTTTCGGATTTGTAGTTGCTGTTGTCCTTGTTTGTGCAAGAGAAAGAGAAGATTTTAA